The Acidobacteriota bacterium genome contains the following window.
GCCGGCAGACAGGCGGTCGACCCGGACGGTTTCACCGGGCGACACGCGGAGTTGGCGGCCGCCGGCGGCGATGACCGCGTAAGACGCGCTCATGATGATGTTTCCTCCAGCAGTGGGCACAACGAAGCAGGGATTCTAGGGGCACTTGGGTGGGACGTCAAATGGGATATCTGGGGGCGGGGATGAGAGCGATCAGCGAAAAATAGACGAATTTGCGCGGCGGGGGGAGCTTGACAGTTGGCTTCCGGACGCGGGAGAACGAGCGCGGAAAAATACTGCAGGCACGAGTCATGATCGGAGGCATGGCGCTACCCGGCCTCTACCTCGCTATCAGAACTGGGCGGGTCCCTGCCGCCGCCCGGAATCGGCACTCCGCACTGCGGAGCGGAGACTGTCCTTCCCGGTGGAGGCGATCAGAAGGAGAACGTGTCCGGATGTGTCCGCCACACCCGCCCGCATGCGGACGCTTCCGGCACCGAAGCCGGCGCTCGGCCGTCGACCTGATCCGGCCCCGCTCTTGCTTGTTCCGGGAGCATGGAATGGCCCGAAAACCCTGGATACCACGCGAGCCCACTCAGCTTGCCGCTTTCGCATGGCCGGGGAGGGGGGCCTCGGAGCGGTCCGCGGCCGTCATTCCCGCTGACGGCCACGCTGTGCGTTGAACCCTTTCGCTGGCGCGCTTGCTCCTCCCGTTGTCACGTGGAGTCGGCTCCGTGGAGTCGTCGCGTCAGGTGCAAGCGCGGTATGGGAGCAGCACGTGCAGGCAGAGTTCAACGAGGAACTCGAGTGGGGCGGAAGCTCTGCTCCTGGCTCCAGTGCGCGGTCGGGGCGCCTTTCGGAGTGGACGGGGGGGCTGCTCTCGAACTCCGGGAGGTCTCCGGGCGTGTGAACGAGCGCGATTCCGGTCGCCTTGGAGTCCCGCCGGGCCGCCGCCCGGCTCACGTCATCCGCAGTGCCGCGCCGAGGATGCCGGGTTCGCTCCGCCGCTCGGGCGGCAGGGTTTCGTGGCCCGGCGATGGCAGCCGGCGATCAGGGCCCCGCGCGGGCGCGGCAACCGCTCGAGGGCTCCGGCGACGCGGAGGACCTCGAGGATTTCGCGCTTCGGGAGTTCGATGTGAGCATCGGCGTGGGCGGGGACGAAGGAAAAGCCGAGTTCGAGAAGGATCTTGCGGATGACGGAGACGAGCACTGATGCTCGTAAGTGATTGTAAACACACCGGGTCAAGATATCCATGCCGTGCTCGACCGCGCCTGAACCCCGCCCCGACCTGCTCCGGTGGCCGAGTCGGCGGCTACGACCGCTTGGTCGTTGCTGTGCCCTGGCTGACGCACGTTGATGCGAGTGGTTTTGAGCCGCTTGCGTATACCGTCAAACCCGGGTTGTGATGGCAGGGTATAACCTTGACGTCAGGCTCTGTTAGTCGTATCTGTTTGGCCTTCGAACATACCGTTCGAACATGCCGAGCGAGAAAGCTCGCGCAGCCGGGAGAAGACGGGAGAAGAACTGATGAAGACCATACTTCGGAGGGCGGCGATTGCCCTGATCGGGTTGCTCGTGGTGAGCCCCGCCTCGGCGGTCGAGAGTTGCGTGAGGTTCGCATCGGGAGTCCAACCCTCTCCCCAGCTACCGGATTACTGCAAGGACGGCTCTTTCCTGGCACTCGACGTTCATCACCTGCTCCGCAGGACCGGGTCTGGTGGCCAGGGCCGCATTCTCGAGGACATCGTACTCCGAAAGCGCCTCGACGCTTCGTCGCCGGGGCTCTGGAGCCTGCTCGACAATCAGAGCAGCCAAGAGGTCACCATCAGTTTCTATCAGACCAACGGCGCCGCGACCGAATTCCGCGCCAGGCTGATCCTCTCGGGCGCCCGAGTCGTCGCCATCGAACCCGCCACGCCGCGGGAATCCGAATTTATCAAAGACCTCGAACGCATCCGCCTGCAATACGACGTCGTCACCCTTGAATACAAGGATGGCTCGAGTTCCGCGATCAGCAGGTAGGCGAGGGGAATGAGGACTCTGTGATGAAAAAGTGGATACTGGCTCTGGCGGTTTGCGGTGCTGTGTGCAGCTTCGCTCTCGGTGCTTACGACAGTTGCGTGCTGGTCGATGACGGCTCGGGCACCGACTGGGTCTCGGACTATCCGGCCCCTCACTGTCGCCGGAGTATCGATGAGATCACTGGCCTGGAGTTCCATCATCTCATGCGATCTGCCACGCGAGGGACCGAGCACGAGAACGTGATCTTTCTCAAAGAACTGGAGGCGACATCGACCCGCTTCTGGGACGCCTACAACAGCTTTCAGATCTTGCCGCGAGTGACGTTCTCGTTCTTTGATCCTGATCCCAGCGGCCGGCTGGTATTGCACCATCAGGTGATTCTCGAGAGGGTTCGGGTGCTGGCCATCGAGCTGATCGACATCGAGCCCACCGACGGCGGCGGCCCACGCCAGCCGCCGCGGGAGCGCATCCGCCTCGAGTACGGCACCATCACCATCGACGTCGACGGCCAGAGCAGAACCTTGACCAATCCCTCCGGCCCGCAGGTCTAGCGACCGTGACCAGCCTGGCGCGAGAGTGGGGCGGTATGCTGGCGATGGTGGGAGTGCTCATCGCCACGATGGCGGGTGTACGCGCCGCCGAATACCAACTGGACTTCGATTACCCCAACCAGGGCGACGACTGGTACGGTCGCGTCCAGGGTGCTGACTTCTCCCGTGACTACCTGGGCACCGAAGCAACGGTCGACACGTTCTCCGATG
Protein-coding sequences here:
- a CDS encoding type VI secretion system tube protein Hcp, coding for MKTILRRAAIALIGLLVVSPASAVESCVRFASGVQPSPQLPDYCKDGSFLALDVHHLLRRTGSGGQGRILEDIVLRKRLDASSPGLWSLLDNQSSQEVTISFYQTNGAATEFRARLILSGARVVAIEPATPRESEFIKDLERIRLQYDVVTLEYKDGSSSAISR
- a CDS encoding type VI secretion system tube protein Hcp, yielding MKKWILALAVCGAVCSFALGAYDSCVLVDDGSGTDWVSDYPAPHCRRSIDEITGLEFHHLMRSATRGTEHENVIFLKELEATSTRFWDAYNSFQILPRVTFSFFDPDPSGRLVLHHQVILERVRVLAIELIDIEPTDGGGPRQPPRERIRLEYGTITIDVDGQSRTLTNPSGPQV